The Christiangramia flava JLT2011 genome has a segment encoding these proteins:
- a CDS encoding potassium channel family protein: protein MEIYLIIGIILYVAIVLDILQTTLSMQGGGWLTSRFSHFFWKFLLLISGRNGNSKLLAHAGYFLLISIVLIWVFFLWASMVFILYSSPGSIIDSTTKIPAGFWQITYYSGFTVSTLGMGDYVASTDLWRVLTTIYSFTGLILLTMSVTYFIPVLSAVIDQRKLGISLSTLGSSPEEIVMSAWNGENFDRLTGKIDEISDSIIKYSQQHRAYPVIHYFHNNKGKNAIILQLARLYEALLIISDQIKEEFRPDSKDIKPLIVAYDNYFEVIAEVTHMRLLPSGPPASTTHRLLEKELILENFDTDGFSAKVSKNRLFFKTLVRQEGWNWEHVDTKYS, encoded by the coding sequence ATGGAAATTTATCTAATTATCGGAATAATCCTGTATGTCGCCATAGTTCTGGATATTCTGCAAACCACTTTATCCATGCAGGGCGGGGGTTGGCTTACCAGCCGTTTTTCACATTTTTTCTGGAAGTTTTTATTGCTGATTTCTGGCAGGAACGGTAATTCTAAATTGCTGGCCCATGCGGGTTATTTTCTACTAATTTCTATTGTGCTAATCTGGGTATTCTTTTTATGGGCGAGCATGGTTTTTATACTTTATTCTTCTCCTGGCTCTATTATAGATAGTACCACAAAAATTCCGGCCGGTTTCTGGCAAATTACGTATTATAGTGGATTTACGGTTTCAACTTTAGGAATGGGGGATTATGTAGCCTCCACCGATCTTTGGAGGGTACTTACCACGATATATTCCTTTACAGGGCTTATTCTCCTCACCATGTCTGTCACCTATTTTATTCCGGTCCTTTCAGCAGTCATAGACCAGCGTAAACTTGGCATAAGTTTAAGTACACTGGGAAGCAGTCCCGAAGAAATTGTAATGAGTGCCTGGAATGGTGAAAATTTCGATCGGCTAACAGGTAAAATTGATGAAATTTCAGACTCCATAATCAAATATAGCCAGCAACACCGGGCTTACCCGGTAATTCACTATTTTCATAATAATAAAGGGAAAAATGCGATTATTCTGCAACTGGCAAGGCTTTATGAAGCTTTGTTGATTATTTCAGATCAAATTAAAGAGGAATTCAGACCTGATTCTAAAGACATAAAACCACTAATAGTAGCTTATGATAATTATTTTGAAGTAATCGCCGAGGTAACCCACATGAGGCTCTTACCTTCGGGCCCTCCGGCTTCAACTACTCATAGGCTTTTAGAAAAGGAACTTATACTGGAGAATTTTGATACGGATGGGTTTTCAGCAAAGGTGAGCAAAAATCGTCTATTTTTCAAAACTTTAGTGCGTCAGGAAGGATGGAATTGGGAACATGTAGACACAAAATATTCTTAA
- a CDS encoding heavy metal translocating P-type ATPase, whose protein sequence is METINIFETKEKNHKQGIKESFPVTGMTCASCASSVESVLKHTDGVFDASVNFASSSVLVDYDKELSPNQFQNALREVGYDIIIDAENPSEVQQELQQKHYKDIKNRTIWSAILTLPIFVLGMFYMQWEPGKWISLVLAFPILFWFGRSFFINAFKQAKHGKANMDTLVALSTGIAFIFSVFNTFFPEFWLSRGIEPHVYYEAATVIITFISLGKLLEEKAKSNTSSAIKKLMGLQPKTLKIIENGEEKEIPISSVQVGQTILVRPGEKIPVDGEVSKGSSYVDESMITGEPVPVQKSQGEKVFAGTVNQKGSFQFTAEKVGGETLLSQIIKMVQQAQGSKAPVQKLVDKIAGIFVPVVLGISIVTFIVWMSVGGDNAFSQALLTSVAVLVIACPCALGLATPTAIMVGIGKGAENNILIKDAESLELGHKVNAVILDKTGTITEGKPLVTDIFWKHKLENKNEYKEILLAIESQSEHPLAEAVVNHLKEENIVQAEITSFESITGKGVKAKSENGSKYYVGNHKLMVEKNIQIDASLIQTAESLEEKAKTVIFLGNENQVLAILAIADRIKETSKKAIATLQERGIEVYMLTGDNNKTASAVANQVGISNYQGEVMPSDKAAFVEKLQTDGKIVAMVGDGINDSHALAQANVSIAMGKGSDIAMDVAKMTLITSDLQSIPKALELSKRTVLGIRQNLFWAFIYNIIGIPIAAGILYPVNGFLLDPMIAGAAMAFSSVSVVANSLRLKRVKL, encoded by the coding sequence ATGGAGACAATTAACATATTTGAAACTAAAGAAAAGAACCACAAACAGGGTATAAAAGAATCATTCCCTGTTACAGGAATGACCTGCGCATCGTGTGCATCAAGTGTTGAATCTGTATTAAAACACACAGATGGCGTATTTGATGCAAGCGTAAACTTTGCGAGCAGTTCTGTTCTTGTAGATTACGACAAAGAGTTGAGTCCTAATCAATTTCAAAATGCACTTCGCGAAGTGGGTTATGACATTATCATTGATGCGGAGAATCCTTCAGAAGTACAACAAGAACTTCAACAAAAGCATTATAAGGACATAAAAAACCGTACTATCTGGTCGGCTATACTTACGCTCCCCATTTTTGTGTTGGGAATGTTCTATATGCAATGGGAACCAGGGAAGTGGATTTCTTTGGTATTGGCCTTTCCCATTCTTTTTTGGTTCGGGCGTAGCTTTTTCATCAATGCGTTCAAGCAGGCCAAACACGGTAAAGCTAATATGGATACCTTGGTCGCTTTGAGTACCGGAATCGCCTTCATCTTTAGTGTATTTAACACTTTCTTTCCTGAATTTTGGTTGAGTCGTGGCATCGAGCCTCACGTATATTACGAAGCGGCTACCGTCATTATTACCTTTATTTCCTTGGGGAAACTATTGGAAGAAAAGGCTAAATCAAATACATCTTCGGCCATAAAAAAACTGATGGGCCTTCAGCCTAAAACCCTTAAAATTATTGAGAATGGGGAAGAAAAAGAAATCCCTATTTCATCCGTACAGGTGGGTCAGACCATTTTGGTACGTCCCGGAGAAAAGATTCCCGTAGATGGCGAAGTTTCCAAGGGAAGCTCTTATGTAGATGAAAGTATGATTACGGGAGAACCCGTGCCAGTTCAGAAATCCCAAGGGGAAAAGGTGTTTGCTGGTACGGTTAATCAAAAAGGGAGCTTTCAATTTACCGCTGAAAAAGTAGGTGGGGAAACCCTGCTTTCCCAAATCATTAAAATGGTGCAGCAAGCGCAGGGGAGTAAGGCCCCCGTTCAAAAACTGGTCGATAAGATTGCCGGTATTTTCGTTCCTGTGGTATTGGGTATTTCCATTGTAACCTTCATTGTCTGGATGTCAGTAGGAGGCGATAATGCCTTCTCACAAGCCTTATTGACCTCGGTAGCCGTATTGGTTATCGCTTGTCCCTGTGCCCTGGGCTTGGCAACGCCGACTGCCATAATGGTGGGTATCGGCAAGGGAGCGGAAAATAATATTTTGATAAAAGATGCCGAAAGTCTAGAGCTTGGACATAAAGTGAATGCAGTAATCCTTGATAAAACGGGTACGATTACGGAAGGAAAACCATTGGTAACCGACATTTTTTGGAAGCATAAGCTTGAAAATAAAAATGAATACAAGGAAATTCTTTTGGCTATCGAATCACAATCAGAACATCCTTTGGCAGAAGCGGTAGTCAATCATTTAAAAGAGGAAAATATTGTACAAGCAGAAATTACTTCCTTCGAAAGTATCACGGGAAAAGGTGTAAAGGCCAAATCAGAGAATGGTTCAAAATATTATGTGGGCAACCATAAACTTATGGTCGAAAAGAATATTCAAATCGACGCTTCTTTGATACAAACAGCAGAAAGTCTGGAAGAGAAGGCAAAAACAGTCATATTCTTGGGTAACGAAAATCAAGTGCTTGCGATACTGGCAATTGCGGACAGGATTAAAGAAACTTCAAAAAAAGCCATCGCTACGCTTCAAGAAAGGGGCATCGAGGTCTATATGCTCACGGGAGATAACAATAAAACGGCTTCCGCCGTGGCAAATCAGGTGGGGATTTCAAATTACCAGGGCGAAGTAATGCCTTCGGACAAAGCCGCTTTTGTTGAAAAATTACAGACAGATGGAAAGATAGTCGCAATGGTTGGCGATGGTATCAACGATTCGCACGCTTTGGCGCAAGCCAATGTAAGTATTGCAATGGGTAAAGGTTCGGACATAGCAATGGATGTCGCAAAAATGACCTTGATAACGTCAGATTTGCAATCCATCCCAAAAGCATTGGAACTGTCAAAAAGAACCGTGTTGGGCATACGTCAAAACTTATTTTGGGCATTCATTTATAACATCATCGGTATTCCAATTGCAGCGGGAATTCTGTATCCCGTAAACGGTTTTTTATTGGACCCGATGATTGCAGGCGCAGCAATGGCATTCAGTAGTGTATCTGTTGTTGCAAATAGCTTAAGACTTAAACGAGTAAAACTTTAA
- a CDS encoding DUF3347 domain-containing protein: MKSIFNILIVLSVVLSTTTGFAQIKNPTRETVKILGNCDTCKSAIENAGKLKNVASVTWNKDSKMAEISFDSEKTNRDEILKRIALAGYDNDEYLAPDAAYAQLAEYCKYERQQKQPIRAMDHTKMEKKKNKPMEEMTMPEMTETNPMEAVFNNYFAIKDALVKTNATIANGKSAEWLTILKNLKTEALTAEGQTAVTKVMPSLMEAAKSIAATKDIGKQRETFKVLSKYMHDIISVYDTNETLYYQYCPMQDANWLSKDKTVKNPYYGSQMLSCGSTVETIDTKN; the protein is encoded by the coding sequence ATGAAATCAATATTTAACATATTGATAGTGCTATCGGTGGTGCTATCAACAACTACGGGCTTCGCCCAAATTAAAAACCCAACAAGGGAAACTGTAAAAATTCTCGGTAACTGCGATACGTGTAAATCAGCTATCGAAAATGCGGGAAAGCTTAAAAATGTGGCCAGCGTTACTTGGAACAAGGACAGCAAAATGGCAGAAATAAGCTTCGATTCCGAAAAAACAAATCGGGACGAAATATTAAAACGCATCGCGTTGGCAGGTTATGACAACGACGAATATCTGGCACCGGATGCTGCTTATGCACAACTTGCCGAATATTGCAAGTACGAAAGACAGCAAAAGCAGCCCATAAGGGCTATGGACCATACCAAAATGGAGAAGAAAAAAAATAAACCAATGGAAGAAATGACAATGCCTGAAATGACGGAAACAAATCCAATGGAAGCCGTGTTCAATAATTATTTTGCTATAAAAGATGCCCTGGTAAAAACCAATGCGACGATAGCGAATGGAAAATCTGCGGAATGGTTGACTATATTAAAAAACTTGAAAACAGAAGCGTTGACGGCGGAAGGGCAAACCGCTGTAACCAAGGTAATGCCATCTTTAATGGAAGCCGCAAAAAGCATTGCAGCAACCAAGGATATTGGCAAGCAACGGGAAACATTTAAGGTTCTGTCAAAATATATGCACGATATAATTTCTGTTTACGATACCAATGAGACCCTTTATTACCAATACTGCCCAATGCAGGATGCCAATTGGTTGAGCAAGGACAAGACCGTTAAAAATCCCTATTATGGTTCTCAAATGTTAAGCTGTGGCTCTACCGTGGAAACTATTGACACTAAAAATTGA
- a CDS encoding multicopper oxidase family protein, protein MKKIIIIILFLETLSIKAQNIVRYDLYVRDTIVNFTGKEKRAIAVNGQIPMPTLTFTEGDIAEIYVHNELDEETALHWHGLFLPNKEDGVPYLTQMPIPPHSVHKYTFPIIQHGTHWYHSHFGLQEQIGMYGSMILNKRPDDKTFRKGIDDLPTIPIVLSEWTDLKPENVHRMLHNASDWFAIQKGTTQSYAEAIKKGHFKTKLHNEWKRMLAMDVSDVYYDKFLINGKSENEDTSLKGLKAGDKVRLRVSNGGASSYFWLTYAGGKITVVANDGNDVEPVDVDRMFIAVSETYDVVVTIPADNTAFEFLVTPEDRTKSASIYLGEGIKKLTERLPKLKYFEGMEMMNEMMKMNGDLDQMGMSMSMQQMDMNVVMYPEITGPEDNGKDKKMEMDGEDPNGHKIDGKQDMDGMKMSEAMYKSNELANITTLNYAMLKSPTVTKLPQDAPIKELHFTLTGNMNRYVWSLDNKVISESDKILIKKGEKVRITLYNNSMMRHPMHLHGHDFRLLNSQGEYAPLKNVVDIMPMETDVIEFEANVEGDWFFHCHILYHMMSGMGRVFSYENQEPNPLIPNPELALRKLKGDDRDFHLMVENDFATNGNDGLLMAQSTRWSFGTEWRLGYNDMHGYETETHIGRYIGKMQWLIPFVGFDWRYRKLGHNEVEENLFSQKNTKDKRSLVSIGVNYTLPMLVMAQAEIFTDGNIRLQFERNDIPVTQRLRMNLMWNTDKEYMAGLRYITTRNLGITTHFDSDMGFGVGLNLNY, encoded by the coding sequence ATGAAAAAAATTATAATAATAATCCTGTTTCTCGAAACGCTTTCCATAAAGGCACAAAATATAGTGCGCTACGACCTATATGTTCGTGATACCATCGTAAATTTTACGGGTAAGGAAAAACGTGCCATCGCAGTGAACGGACAAATACCAATGCCAACGCTAACGTTCACAGAAGGCGACATTGCCGAAATTTATGTGCACAATGAGTTGGATGAAGAAACAGCCCTGCATTGGCACGGTCTGTTTTTGCCCAATAAGGAAGATGGCGTACCTTACCTTACCCAAATGCCCATTCCGCCGCATAGCGTCCATAAATATACCTTCCCAATCATACAGCACGGGACCCATTGGTACCACAGCCATTTTGGGCTTCAGGAACAGATTGGTATGTATGGTTCTATGATTTTGAACAAGAGACCGGACGATAAGACCTTCAGAAAAGGCATTGACGACCTGCCCACCATTCCCATAGTATTGAGCGAATGGACGGACTTGAAACCAGAAAATGTGCATCGTATGCTCCACAACGCATCCGACTGGTTTGCCATACAAAAAGGGACTACACAGAGTTATGCCGAGGCTATTAAAAAGGGGCACTTTAAAACAAAACTTCATAATGAATGGAAACGGATGCTTGCAATGGACGTGAGCGATGTGTATTATGACAAATTCCTCATCAATGGCAAAAGTGAAAATGAAGATACATCCCTCAAGGGCTTAAAAGCTGGCGATAAAGTACGGCTGCGCGTTTCAAATGGCGGTGCTTCCAGTTATTTTTGGCTTACCTACGCCGGTGGTAAAATAACCGTGGTGGCCAACGACGGTAATGATGTGGAACCTGTGGATGTTGATAGAATGTTTATTGCTGTATCAGAAACCTATGATGTGGTTGTTACCATTCCTGCGGACAATACTGCCTTTGAATTTTTAGTAACACCGGAAGACCGTACAAAATCGGCTTCCATATATCTTGGAGAGGGCATCAAAAAACTTACGGAACGGCTTCCAAAACTGAAATATTTTGAAGGTATGGAAATGATGAACGAAATGATGAAGATGAACGGCGATCTGGACCAAATGGGAATGAGTATGAGTATGCAGCAAATGGATATGAACGTGGTGATGTATCCTGAAATAACCGGTCCTGAGGATAACGGAAAAGACAAGAAAATGGAAATGGATGGCGAAGATCCTAATGGCCACAAAATCGATGGAAAACAGGATATGGATGGAATGAAGATGAGCGAAGCTATGTACAAGAGCAACGAACTTGCAAACATTACGACCCTCAACTACGCTATGTTGAAATCGCCTACGGTAACAAAACTTCCACAGGATGCACCCATAAAGGAACTGCACTTTACGTTAACCGGCAATATGAACCGTTATGTTTGGAGCTTGGACAATAAGGTTATTTCAGAAAGCGATAAAATATTAATAAAAAAAGGGGAGAAAGTAAGGATTACCCTGTATAACAATTCAATGATGCGACACCCGATGCACCTGCACGGCCACGACTTTAGGTTGCTCAACAGCCAAGGCGAGTATGCACCGCTAAAAAATGTAGTGGATATTATGCCTATGGAAACCGATGTTATCGAGTTTGAGGCCAATGTAGAAGGCGACTGGTTTTTTCACTGCCACATATTGTACCATATGATGAGCGGTATGGGCAGGGTTTTCAGTTATGAAAACCAAGAGCCAAATCCTTTGATACCAAACCCTGAATTGGCGTTAAGAAAATTAAAAGGTGACGACCGGGATTTCCACCTGATGGTAGAAAACGATTTTGCGACCAACGGAAATGATGGATTGCTGATGGCTCAAAGTACACGATGGAGTTTTGGCACCGAATGGCGTTTGGGCTACAATGATATGCACGGTTATGAAACAGAAACACACATAGGAAGGTATATTGGAAAAATGCAGTGGCTGATACCGTTTGTTGGGTTTGATTGGCGCTATAGAAAATTGGGACATAATGAGGTTGAGGAAAATTTGTTTAGCCAAAAAAACACCAAAGATAAACGCTCTTTAGTGAGCATAGGAGTCAATTACACCCTACCGATGTTGGTAATGGCACAAGCAGAAATATTTACGGACGGTAATATCAGGTTACAATTTGAGCGCAATGATATACCCGTAACCCAAAGGTTGCGTATGAACCTGATGTGGAATACAGATAAGGAATATATGGCTGGTTTGCGTTATATCACAACACGTAATTTGGGGATTACCACTCATTTCGACAGTGATATGGGTTTTGGAGTCGGTCTTAATTTAAATTATTAA
- a CDS encoding TonB-dependent receptor, whose product MIKYYLAFLGFLVGFSIFPQQVKGIVQDAETTSPLRGASIRTTTGEIYITKENGQFSIPCETGLELQVSFVGYEPIDLKVSDCSKFLTISLRTAIDDLEEVQLSGLLHRQQTLEKPVSVVHVEKYELERGTGIFLDDAINTNVPGVTMNRRGVSSGQQFNIRGYGNGIGFRGATNNFDGQGYKVYYNNIPITDAEGVTLMDDIDFASLGQVDVVKGPAGSLYGFAIAGAINLETVKPQPNITALKQNVTIGNYGLARFTTQFQHGTDRTGLLVNYGHQTSDGYMSHNASQKDYVNAIFDFRPNDDQIISTYFGYSNSYDERGGELTIEQYQNQDYSGNARYIKNNAHSEVTAFRAGLSHSYQFNSWLQNATTVFGSGRSTNASSAGGWTDKDPINYGIRSAFDFHFDVAETISLNGIAGLEFQQQHANSLSYRMVEDPENPEGYNITGAIRSNQAIQSKTNTLFTQWTLAFPEDLSLTAGISTSNRSIDTEDRLYDPESDLNRDVHARYEGLVAPHIAINKVFSEQFSVYASYSKAYNTPVSGNIVIATTGELNEGLQPEVGKQFEVGSKGNLFQDRLFYELAVFQAKFQDKFTSVAVPAGDGTTAYTYVANGGELDNKGVEMLLKFNAYRAETGFFSNIDIFTNMTYSDFEYGNYRYQSLDGDGQPVTADYSGNMVAGVAPWVVNAGIDFQSNYGFYGNLTYNYRDAVAFTSDGENVADPYNLLNAKIGYRTDFGKFQLDAYVGANNLTGTQYYYMLFLNQLDDAYIPAPLDTVLYGGVSLNYQF is encoded by the coding sequence ATGATTAAATATTACCTGGCCTTTTTAGGCTTTCTGGTGGGATTTTCTATCTTCCCACAACAGGTGAAAGGTATCGTTCAGGATGCCGAAACAACCAGTCCGCTTCGCGGTGCCAGTATTCGAACTACCACTGGCGAAATCTATATTACAAAAGAAAATGGCCAATTTTCCATTCCTTGCGAAACAGGATTGGAACTCCAGGTTTCTTTTGTAGGATATGAACCTATTGATCTGAAAGTATCAGATTGTTCTAAATTTCTAACTATTTCCCTTCGAACCGCTATTGATGACCTGGAGGAAGTCCAGCTTTCAGGCTTGCTTCACCGTCAACAAACGCTGGAGAAACCGGTCTCTGTGGTCCATGTGGAAAAATATGAACTGGAACGCGGTACTGGCATCTTCCTGGATGATGCCATCAATACGAATGTTCCCGGCGTCACAATGAACCGTCGCGGGGTTTCCTCGGGCCAACAATTCAATATTCGCGGTTATGGAAACGGAATTGGTTTCCGTGGAGCGACCAACAATTTCGATGGGCAGGGATACAAAGTCTACTACAACAATATCCCGATCACCGATGCCGAAGGAGTCACCTTGATGGATGATATCGATTTTGCAAGCCTTGGACAGGTAGACGTGGTAAAAGGTCCCGCTGGAAGTTTGTACGGTTTTGCTATTGCCGGGGCGATTAACCTGGAAACAGTAAAACCCCAGCCTAATATTACCGCGCTGAAACAAAATGTGACCATTGGTAATTATGGCCTGGCTCGCTTTACCACACAATTTCAACATGGGACAGATCGTACGGGATTACTGGTAAATTATGGTCACCAGACTTCAGATGGTTATATGAGTCATAATGCTTCACAAAAAGACTACGTCAATGCTATTTTTGATTTCAGACCCAATGACGATCAGATTATCAGCACCTATTTCGGCTACAGCAATAGCTATGATGAGCGAGGCGGGGAGTTGACCATCGAGCAGTATCAAAATCAGGATTACAGTGGAAATGCCCGCTACATCAAGAATAATGCACATAGCGAGGTGACGGCTTTTCGTGCCGGGCTCAGCCATTCCTACCAGTTCAATTCCTGGTTGCAGAATGCCACTACTGTTTTTGGCTCCGGAAGGAGTACCAACGCCAGTTCAGCAGGTGGATGGACCGATAAGGATCCTATTAATTACGGAATACGTTCCGCGTTTGACTTCCATTTTGATGTTGCTGAAACCATTTCCTTAAACGGTATCGCCGGTCTGGAATTTCAGCAGCAGCATGCTAATAGTTTGAGCTACCGGATGGTTGAAGATCCGGAGAATCCTGAAGGTTACAATATCACTGGCGCCATTCGCAGCAACCAGGCTATTCAGTCAAAAACCAATACACTGTTTACGCAATGGACGCTGGCTTTTCCTGAAGATCTTTCTCTTACGGCAGGAATCAGTACCAGCAATCGCAGTATTGACACCGAAGATCGCCTCTACGATCCTGAAAGTGATCTAAACCGCGATGTACATGCTCGATATGAGGGGCTTGTTGCTCCACATATTGCGATAAATAAGGTCTTCAGTGAGCAATTTTCGGTATATGCTTCTTATAGCAAAGCCTACAATACCCCGGTTTCCGGAAATATTGTGATTGCTACTACCGGCGAACTGAACGAGGGGCTCCAACCCGAAGTTGGTAAACAGTTTGAGGTTGGCTCCAAGGGAAATCTTTTTCAGGATCGATTGTTTTATGAGTTAGCAGTTTTCCAGGCGAAGTTCCAGGATAAATTCACATCTGTTGCGGTCCCGGCGGGCGATGGCACTACGGCCTATACATATGTGGCGAACGGAGGAGAACTCGATAATAAAGGAGTGGAAATGCTGCTGAAATTCAATGCCTACCGTGCCGAGACGGGCTTTTTCAGCAATATTGATATTTTCACCAACATGACCTATTCAGATTTTGAATATGGGAACTATCGCTACCAGTCGCTTGATGGTGATGGGCAGCCTGTAACCGCTGATTACAGCGGAAATATGGTCGCCGGAGTAGCTCCATGGGTGGTCAACGCCGGAATTGATTTTCAAAGCAACTATGGCTTCTACGGAAATCTAACCTATAATTATCGCGATGCCGTGGCATTTACATCAGATGGGGAAAATGTAGCCGATCCTTACAACCTGCTGAATGCGAAAATAGGCTACCGCACTGATTTTGGGAAATTTCAGCTGGATGCCTACGTGGGAGCGAATAACCTGACGGGCACCCAGTATTATTACATGCTTTTTCTGAATCAGTTAGATGATGCTTATATTCCTGCACCATTAGATACGGTGCTTTACGGAGGAGTAAGTCTTAATTACCAGTTCTAA
- a CDS encoding heavy-metal-associated domain-containing protein, protein MKTLKFKTNINCGGCVSKVTPFLNKQEGVESWEVDTSNPDKILTIESDGATEEDVKSVLQKVGFKAEPID, encoded by the coding sequence ATGAAAACTTTAAAATTTAAAACAAATATCAATTGTGGTGGGTGTGTATCAAAAGTAACCCCTTTTTTAAACAAACAAGAAGGTGTAGAAAGTTGGGAAGTAGATACCTCTAATCCTGATAAAATCCTAACCATTGAAAGCGATGGTGCAACCGAAGAAGATGTAAAATCGGTTTTGCAAAAAGTGGGATTTAAAGCCGAACCTATAGATTAA
- a CDS encoding site-specific integrase: protein MANLKIVLRKNMKKKDGRIPLALRISENYKTNYVWLGHSVFEKDWDNVACKVKKTHPNFKQLNNFLMKRMIEVNDIYFNAEKKITPRQIKQKLKGPDGSKSFFTVATEHIQSKYDTGVFSVAKAQLSILYNIEEFIQLKNSRSKAKIIQEIKQRRLKRVSEARRSKYHWMDGVAYFKKNDNLRFRDIDESFIRKYKTFCSSYLNHKPRTITNQLIFIRTLYNIAIKEGVIAQKYYPFAGEKEKIRISSGNKIGLNVEEIEKIESLELEKYSTIWHTHNIWLFSFYFAGMRISDVIKLKWSDFKDKRLYYVMEKNGKPLSLKIPDKARIIIDYYRPDKKFNNGYLFPFLREVDQTQAEQIYTRTKSTTKLLNKYLKRIAKLCGIDKTLSNHIARHSFGNIAGDRIHPLMLQKLYRHSDLKTTLNYQANFIHRDADEALDSVINF, encoded by the coding sequence ATGGCAAATTTAAAGATTGTTTTGAGGAAAAACATGAAAAAGAAGGATGGAAGGATACCTCTGGCCTTAAGAATTAGCGAAAATTATAAAACGAATTATGTTTGGCTGGGACATTCTGTATTTGAAAAAGATTGGGATAACGTTGCTTGTAAGGTTAAAAAGACTCATCCAAACTTTAAGCAGTTAAATAACTTTTTGATGAAAAGGATGATTGAAGTCAATGATATCTATTTCAATGCAGAGAAAAAAATTACGCCAAGGCAAATAAAACAAAAATTAAAAGGGCCAGATGGCTCTAAATCTTTCTTTACTGTTGCCACTGAACATATTCAAAGTAAATATGACACGGGAGTTTTTTCAGTTGCTAAAGCGCAGTTATCAATACTATATAATATTGAAGAATTTATACAACTAAAGAATTCGAGAAGTAAGGCAAAAATCATCCAAGAAATTAAACAAAGACGGTTAAAGCGAGTGAGCGAGGCAAGAAGATCTAAATATCACTGGATGGATGGCGTTGCATATTTTAAAAAAAATGATAACCTAAGATTCAGGGATATTGACGAATCTTTTATTAGAAAATATAAGACATTTTGTTCTTCTTACCTGAATCATAAACCAAGGACAATAACCAATCAGCTTATTTTCATTAGAACTCTTTATAATATTGCAATTAAAGAAGGAGTAATTGCCCAGAAATATTATCCTTTTGCTGGTGAGAAAGAGAAAATTAGAATATCCTCAGGTAATAAAATTGGATTGAATGTAGAAGAAATTGAGAAGATAGAATCACTCGAATTAGAGAAGTACTCAACTATATGGCATACTCACAACATATGGTTGTTTTCTTTTTATTTTGCCGGGATGCGAATCTCAGATGTAATTAAATTAAAATGGTCTGATTTCAAGGATAAACGTTTATACTATGTCATGGAAAAAAATGGTAAACCTCTAAGTTTAAAAATTCCTGATAAAGCTAGGATTATAATTGATTACTATCGCCCAGATAAGAAATTCAATAATGGATATTTATTCCCTTTTTTACGGGAAGTAGATCAAACTCAAGCCGAACAAATTTATACACGGACAAAGAGTACCACTAAACTTCTCAATAAATATTTAAAAAGAATAGCTAAACTCTGTGGCATTGATAAAACATTATCGAATCATATAGCCCGTCATAGCTTTGGAAATATTGCAGGTGATAGAATTCACCCTTTAATGCTGCAAAAATTATATAGACATAGTGATTTAAAAACCACTTTAAATTATCAGGCAAATTTTATTCATCGTGATGCTGATGAAGCTCTGGATAGTGTTATTAACTTTTAA
- a CDS encoding four-helix bundle copper-binding protein: protein MRNEKLIKALGNCINHCNFCADACLDEDDVKMMVDCIRIDHVCAEACSALSQILATSYKDVQGLVDYCKKVCEKCAQECDKHDAQHCKDCAKACRECAEACATFKA from the coding sequence ATGAGAAATGAAAAACTAATTAAAGCCCTTGGAAATTGTATTAACCATTGTAATTTTTGTGCAGATGCCTGTCTTGATGAAGATGATGTAAAGATGATGGTAGATTGTATTCGTATAGACCATGTTTGTGCTGAAGCCTGTTCTGCCTTAAGTCAAATTTTAGCAACCAGTTATAAAGATGTACAGGGGTTAGTTGATTATTGCAAAAAAGTATGCGAAAAATGTGCTCAGGAATGTGATAAACATGATGCACAGCACTGTAAGGATTGTGCGAAAGCATGTCGCGAATGTGCAGAAGCTTGTGCTACTTTTAAAGCTTAA